A region from the Coregonus clupeaformis isolate EN_2021a unplaced genomic scaffold, ASM2061545v1 scaf0058, whole genome shotgun sequence genome encodes:
- the tcp11l2 gene encoding T-complex protein 11-like protein 2 has product MPGNDERPTSMSTTGSEDASSDAESSSDRYDSITSASDLDCSRQSFTSDCSSSKHSSPSSSPPKTITLDEVMSSARDLSNLTLAHEIIVNRDFHVEQPYLPQNSLEKQVKDIVHKAFWDSLESELNDDPPEYEHAIKLLEEIREILLSFLSPGANRLRTQILEVLDMDLIRQQADKEAVDIQGLASYIVNIMGKLCAPVRDDEVKKLCENPDNVVSMFKEIFRVLDLMKMDMVNFTIQSLRPDLQRQSVEYERAKFQSIVEKTPSALDHTTEWIKSSLEEVLFSMPTMEQPNGHGKVGKALPSPLLVFNSGFIRILTWDYHKSPLPETLMTDEVRLQELQRRLQLLKAVASVLLIVYSAIGGPISALPALVERLKRMTSVLLEGMHSTDFNLSEALGNVSAQICCELNKSLTERNYPALPPELQVTLKGQITSITQENNPIRSLVEGRVQQYFRVLLATPNSHVNPPPTPGGLALIQPELTSLAVTFVSLVNFNKQVYSPFYMMILKTLLFSNAVPPPVATAPQDPSIQNPVNSN; this is encoded by the exons ATGCCTGGGAATGACGAGCGGCCCACCTCCATGTCCACCACTGGCAGCGAGGACGCCAGCAGCGACGCCGAGTCGTCTTCGGACCGCTATGACAGCATCACGTCTGCCAGTGACTTGGACTGCTCCCGCCAGAGCTTCACCAGTGACTGCTCCAGCAGCAAGCACAGCTCGCCCTCCT CCAGCCCGCCCAAAACTATAACACTGGATGAGGTCATGTCTTCTGCCCGGGACCTGTCCAACCTGACCCTGGCCCACGAGATCATCGTCAACCGTGACTTCCATGTGGAGCAGCCCTACCTACCTCAGAACAG TTTGGAGAAGCAAGTCAAAGATATAGTTCACAAGGCGTTCTGGGATAGCCTGGAGTCTGAGCTGAATGATGACCCACCAGAGTATGAGCACGCCATCAAACTGCTGGAGGAGATCAGAGAG ATCCTGCTGTCGTTCCTGAGCCCGGGAGCCAATCGGCTGCGGACTCAGATCCTGGAGGTGCTGGACATGGATCTGATTCGCCAGCAGGCGGACAAGGAAGCGGTGGACATACAGGGCCTGGCCTCTTACATCGTCAACATCATGGGCAAGCTGTGCGCCCCCGTCCGCGACGACGAGGTCAAAAAGCTCTGCGAGAACCCCGACAACGTTGTGTCAATGTTCAA GGAGATCTTCCGGGTGCTGGACCTGATGAAGATGGACATGGTGAACTTCACCATCCAGAGCCTGCGGCCCGATCTGCAGAGGCAGTCAGTGGAGTACGAGAGGGCCAAGTTCCAGAGCATCGTGGAGAAGACTCCCA GTGCGTTGGACCATACCACTGAGTGGATCAAGTCCTCTCTGGAGGAGGTGCTTTTCTCCATGCCAACCATGGAGCAGCCCAACGGCCATGGGAAGGTGGGGAAAGCCCTGCCAAGTCCCCTCCTGGTCTTCAACAGTGGATTCATCCGCATCCTCACCTGGGACTACCACAAGAGCCCACTGCCTGAG ACCCTGATGACAGACGAGGTGCGTCTGCAGGAGCTCCAGCGCAGGCTCCAGCTGCTAAAGGCTGTGGCCTCCGTGCTGCTCATTGTCTACAGCGCCATCGGAGGGCCCATCTCGGCGCTGCCCGCGCTGGTCGAGCGCCTCAAAAGGATGACCAGCGTGCTCCTGGAGGGCATGCACAGCAC GGACTTTAACCTGTCAGAGGCTCTGGGGAACGTCAGTGCTCAGATCTGCTGTGAGCTCAACAAGTCCCTGACTGAGAGGAACTACCCAGCATTGCCCCCAGAACTCCAGGTCACCCTCAAGGGCCAGATCACCAGCATCACCCAGGAAAACAACCCTATCCGCAGTCTTGTGG AGGGAAGGGTCCAGCAGTACTTCCGGGTGCTCCTCGCCACGCCCAACTCTCACGTGAACCCGCCCCCGACGCCCGGAGGCTTGGCGCTGATCCAACCGGAGCTCACCTCCTTGGCGGTCACCTTCGTCAGCCTGGTCAACTTCAACAAGCAGGTCTACAGCCCCTTCTACATGATGATCCTCAAGACCCTGCTATTCAGTAACGCGGTGCCTCCACCGGTGGCCACCGCTCCCCAGGACCCCAGCATACAGAACCCTGTGAACTCCAACTAG
- the LOC121555421 gene encoding LOW QUALITY PROTEIN: 4-galactosyl-N-acetylglucosaminide 3-alpha-L-fucosyltransferase 9 (The sequence of the model RefSeq protein was modified relative to this genomic sequence to represent the inferred CDS: inserted 1 base in 1 codon) yields MGITMDESDKLKEGQSMSTTASQGVLRPVLIGCFLMACFVGIFFIYYKPXIKFPSCPTDKASQEGKAGCPACPQVCRAGNHTGQKTHHAQTAIQADDDGDTDTDTIILIWMWPFGHAFDIDSCAYFNIKGCHLTVDKNLYSKAHGVIFHHRDIHGDLKNMPQEQRPWFQKWVWWNAESPANTNRIPAVDNLFNLTASYRLDSDIKVPYGSLVEVTSEDKSFELPKKDKLVCWVVSNWNPNYKRVQVFNELSRHVKVEAYGRHFNRYIENEEYSKTLSSCKFYLAFENSIYKDYATEKLFNAMKLGAVPIVLGLSRDNYEHFIPRDSFIHVDDFSSTEELAKQLLFLGQNNEEYMRYFNWRENFKVQGWWFGLEHACRSCDYIRINKGYRTFHNLNKWFWG; encoded by the exons AATGGCGTGCTTCGTGGGCATATTCTTCATTTACTACAAAC AGATCAAGTTCCCCTCATGCCCTACTGACAAGGCATCCCAAGAGGGGAAGGCTGGTTGTCCTGCTTGCCCTCAAGTATGTAGGGCAGGGAACCACACAGGGCAGAAAACACACCATGCCCAGACAGCCATTCAGGCTGATGATgacggagacacagacacagatactaTCATTTTGATCTGGATGTGGCCATTTGGTCACGCCTTTGACATAGACTCTTGTGCCTACTTTAACATCAAAGGCTGTCACCTAACAGTAGATAAAAACCTTTACAGCAAGGCGCACGGTGTCATCTTCCACCATAGAGACATCCATGGAGACCTGAAGAACATGCCCCAAGAGCAACGTCCATGGTTCCAGAAATGGGTGTGGTGGAATGCAGAATCACCAGCTAACACAAACAGGATTCCTGCTGTTGACAACTTGTTCAATTTGACTGCAAGTTATCGACTGGATTCTGACATCAAGGTTCCTTATGGGTCGCTTGTCGAGGTAACCAGTGAGGATAAGAGCTTTGAGCTGCCCAAGAAGGACAAATTAGTCTGCTGGGTAGTGAGCAACTGGAACCCAAACTACAAGAGGGTACAGGTGTTTAACGAGCTCAGTAGGCATGTCAAAGTAGAGGCCTATGGGCGACATTTTAATAGATACATAGAAAACGAAGAATACTCAAAGACTCTGTCCAGCTGTAAATTCTACCTGGCATTTGAAAACTCCATCTACAAAGACTATGCTACAGAGAAGCTGTTCAACGCTATGAAGTTGGGAGCAGTGCCCATTGTTCTAGGTCTATCCAGGGACAACTACGAGCATTTTATCCCAAGGGATTCTTTCATCCATGTGGATGACTTCTCCTCTACAGAGGAGCTGGCAAAGCAGCTTCTCTTTCTCGGCCAGAATAATGAAGAATACATGAGGTACTTCAACTGGCGAGAGAACTTTAAAGTCCAGGGATGGTGGTTTGGACTTGAGCATGCCTGTCGCTCATGTGATTACATTCGAATAAATAAAGGATACAGAACTTTTCATAATCTGAATAAATGGTTTTGGGGCTAA